A window of the Lolium perenne isolate Kyuss_39 chromosome 7, Kyuss_2.0, whole genome shotgun sequence genome harbors these coding sequences:
- the LOC127300850 gene encoding uncharacterized protein, giving the protein MAAAEARAAWQRAANRCVVQEDRKRAPKLACCPLTSEQQHNTNNGNCSTSEDRPISNFVPLSCNSINSNLPQDIRWWLHLQPNFGIQKDLASDQRYLFSREIDEKEVEGSTPESKHEEPLLYETANPDNSDDVFGPPWMISMDYWKDYSETCSEELNIIDGYFQVPLKCRGNLSVNDCLCDNEKFLDFKSSGPPPPKNPPKANFDTGTSWKEGEKAQPWWQITDENELASLVAERAMQNIENCDLPRPAQTVRVHGTESHKKENMGEYAGSSSPTGRVSHSYPGQLKNIQSSSSSTDELDLSNDGVWQQQETNNAYRSGHAEPESKRKCSNPSERAQLLEALRHSQTRAREAEMSAKEMYNEKDDAMQLLLRQASHLFACKQWLKILQLENICLQLKHNHKGHQIATLIKELPWLALTEKPVPDQERKDWTKRESKRQKKGGGFCDALLFAFGLGLAGAGLLLGWTLGWLLPML; this is encoded by the exons ATGGCTGCTGCTGAAGCAAGGGCTGCTTGGCAACGTGCCGCAAACCGCTGTGTGGTTCAGGAGGACAGAAAGAGAGCCCCCAAACTAGCTTGCTGCCCATTAACATCTGAGCAACAACATAATACCAACAACGGAAACTGTTCAACTTCAGAAGACCGTCCTATCTCCAACTTTGTGCCTTTGAGTTGTAATTCTATTAATTCTAATCTGCCACAAGATATCAGATGGTGGCTTCACTTACAGCCGAATTTCGGGATCCAAAAGGATCTTGCTAGTGACCAACGATATTTATTCAGCAGGGAGATTGATGAAAAGGAAGTGGAGGGTTCAACACCGGAGTCTAAACATGAGGAACCATTACTTTATGAAACTGCAAATCCTGACAATAGTGATGATGTTTTTGGGCCTCCATGGATGATTTCAATGGACTATTGGAAGGATTACTCTGAGACATGCTCAGAGGAGTTGAATATCATTGATGGCTATTTTCAAGTTCCTCTCAAGTGCAGAGGAAATCTCAGCGTCAACGACTGTTTGTGTGACAATGAAAAATTCCTGGATTTCAAAAGTTCTGGTCCTCCACCTCCGAAGAACCCACCAAAGGCTAATTTTGATACTGGCACCTCTTGGAAAGAAGGTGAAAAGGCTCAACCATGGTGGCAGATCACTGATGAGAATGAGCTTGCTTCATTGGTTGCAGAAAGAGCAATGCAGAACATCGAGAATTGTGATCTGCCAAGACCTGCCCAGACAGTTCGTGTGCATGGGACAGAATCACATAAGAAAGAAAATATGGGCGAGTATGCAGGGTCATCATCTCCCACAGGTAGAGTGTCACATTCTTATCCTGGGCAGTTAAAAAATATCCAGTCCAGTTCCAGCAGCACAGATGAGTTGGATTTGTCTAATGATGGAGTTTGGCAACAACAGGAAACAAATAATGCATACAG gagtggccatgCTGAGCCAGAAAGCAAACGGAAGTGCTCGAATCCGTCGGAGCGGGCCCAGCTTTTGGAAGCACTTCGTCATTCACAAACACGTGCTAGGGAAGCCGAGATGTCTGCCAAGGAGATGTACAATGAGAAAGACGACGCCATGCAGCTATTGCTTCGACAGGCCTCACATCTCTTTGCGTGCAAGCAGTGGTTGAAGATATTACAGCTGGAGAACATATGCCTCCAGCTCAAGCACAATCACAAAGGGCATCAGATAGCAACCTTGATAAAAGAACTTCCATGGTTGGCGCTGACTGAGAAGCCCGTGCCGGATCAAGAGAGGAAAGATTGGACAAAGAGGGAAAGCAAGAGGCAGAAGAAGGGAGGTGGCTTCTGTGATGCCCTGTTATTTGCATTCGGTTTAGGCCTTGCTGGTGCGGGCTTGCTTCTTGGCTGGACTCTTGGGTGGCTCCTGCCAATGTTGTGA